The following coding sequences are from one Granulicella sp. L56 window:
- a CDS encoding LacI family DNA-binding transcriptional regulator, whose protein sequence is MKDIAKDLGLSVVTVSKVLRDHPDISAKTRARVLQHVKDRDYQTNVLARSLVTGRSYLIGLVVPDLIHPFFAEIAKALSLVIRPRGYSLIISSSEEEPELETQEVRQLLARQLDALIIASTASSGEQFERLGKDGLPYVLIDRNFPGHPANFVGIDDVAAGRIATEHLINLGCRHVAHIGGRRNSTGVSRLEGYKQALQLNHKLYSSKYVVSRPNVDTDSKQHGAEAMRSLLQCNPRPDGVFCYNDPLAIGAMDAILEAGLRIPEDIAIVGCGNLHYDSSLRVPLSSIDQHSHLIGRRAGEIVLDLIESKVQQPSRSLVLDPVLVIRSSSRMQAHKTTPTSPVKKKSQQT, encoded by the coding sequence ATGAAAGATATAGCTAAGGATCTTGGTCTTTCCGTCGTTACCGTCTCTAAAGTTTTGAGAGATCATCCCGATATTTCGGCCAAAACACGAGCACGAGTTCTTCAGCATGTTAAAGATCGGGACTACCAAACCAACGTACTGGCGCGCAGTCTCGTCACAGGCCGCAGTTATTTGATTGGCCTCGTTGTTCCCGATCTGATCCATCCTTTTTTTGCAGAGATCGCCAAAGCTCTTTCTCTCGTAATTCGTCCTCGGGGATATTCGCTTATCATCTCGTCTTCGGAAGAGGAGCCTGAACTGGAGACCCAAGAGGTGCGACAGCTGTTGGCGCGCCAGCTCGATGCCCTCATCATTGCCTCAACAGCAAGCTCTGGAGAGCAATTCGAACGCTTAGGAAAAGATGGCCTTCCTTACGTTCTGATAGATCGTAACTTTCCTGGACATCCAGCAAATTTCGTTGGTATTGACGATGTTGCTGCAGGCCGTATAGCTACCGAACACTTAATTAATCTGGGCTGCCGACATGTGGCTCATATAGGCGGAAGAAGAAACAGCACCGGAGTAAGCAGACTGGAAGGCTATAAACAGGCTCTCCAGCTTAATCATAAGTTGTATTCAAGCAAGTACGTAGTAAGTCGGCCAAATGTAGACACGGATAGCAAGCAACACGGCGCCGAGGCAATGCGATCCTTATTGCAGTGCAATCCGAGACCAGACGGGGTCTTCTGTTATAATGACCCGCTTGCAATCGGAGCTATGGATGCAATTCTCGAAGCTGGCTTACGAATACCGGAAGACATCGCTATCGTTGGTTGCGGAAATTTGCACTACGACAGTTCTCTTCGCGTCCCCTTATCCAGCATCGATCAACACAGCCACTTGATCGGACGGCGCGCCGGAGAGATTGTTCTCGATCTTATCGAATCAAAAGTACAGCAGCCATCGCGAAGCCTCGTGCTCGATCCAGTGCTCGTCATTCGCTCCTCTTCACGAATGCAGGCACATAAGACAACACCGACTTCGCCCGTCAAAAAGAAATCGCAGCAAACATAG
- a CDS encoding aldo/keto reductase: protein MKYHRLGRTSLEVSTLGFGASPLGNVFGNTSLADDERAVATAIDLGINFFDVSPYYGLTLAEQRLGTAFANRRNQVILATKCGRYGLSKFDFSAKGIRSGFEASLARLKTDHVDLLQVHDVEFASTEQVIQETIPAMRELQMEGKTRFIGITGYPVKLLTRIAREVEVDTVLSYCRYNLMNTDMDDVLTPFTCEQNIGLINASPLLMGILTNRGAPEWHLASNEIKEAAKRATEVAVKHGIDISTLALQFSLAHPSVASTLIGMATAEEVKTNVLSAENALDLSLVSEVKKAIGEGFASTWPSGLPEHWD, encoded by the coding sequence ATGAAATACCATAGGCTTGGTAGAACGTCGCTCGAAGTCTCAACTCTTGGTTTTGGAGCATCGCCCCTAGGAAATGTCTTTGGCAATACGAGTTTGGCAGACGATGAGCGCGCGGTCGCCACGGCTATCGATCTCGGGATCAATTTTTTCGACGTATCACCCTACTATGGCCTGACCCTGGCAGAGCAGCGTCTGGGAACCGCTTTTGCCAACCGACGTAATCAAGTCATTCTTGCTACCAAGTGCGGGCGCTATGGATTGAGTAAATTTGACTTTTCCGCTAAGGGTATTAGGAGCGGATTCGAGGCGTCGCTCGCGCGGTTAAAGACCGATCATGTCGATTTGCTGCAAGTACACGATGTTGAGTTTGCCTCCACTGAGCAGGTGATCCAGGAAACGATCCCAGCCATGCGCGAATTGCAAATGGAAGGTAAGACACGATTCATTGGCATTACAGGATATCCTGTGAAGCTTCTGACGCGGATCGCGAGGGAGGTAGAAGTTGACACGGTGCTCTCATACTGCCGGTACAATTTGATGAATACCGACATGGATGACGTTCTGACTCCATTCACGTGTGAGCAGAACATCGGTTTGATCAATGCCTCACCTCTTTTGATGGGAATTCTGACGAACCGGGGCGCTCCAGAATGGCACCTTGCCTCGAATGAAATAAAAGAAGCAGCTAAGCGCGCTACAGAGGTGGCAGTAAAGCATGGCATTGATATATCAACGCTTGCCCTGCAGTTCTCGTTAGCACATCCCTCCGTCGCAAGTACCTTAATTGGAATGGCAACGGCTGAAGAAGTAAAAACCAATGTACTCTCAGCTGAGAACGCGCTTGACCTCTCCCTCGTAAGTGAAGTAAAAAAGGCAATTGGCGAGGGGTTTGCAAGCACCTGGCCATCAGGCCTGCCTGAGCACTGGGACTGA
- a CDS encoding sialidase family protein — protein sequence MKRKFCQILSCMLSAILLFSSSIHVWAAIDRPATMYGPLSSSPKPGSLYPRAIQLKHAGSKNGYMLATFEQYTRGVPVFPVYRSSDGGATWSHISDVIDTRNGWGMRFQPFLYELPQPLGLMPAGTILCFGNSIPHDLSKTQIDMYKSTDKGATWIFVSHIANGSNAIPDSKHSPVWEPFALLANGKLIVYYSDERRKPLHNQMIVHQSSSDGVTWGRTIKDVAIAPRERPGMPVVAKMGNGSYIMTWECVCDGTQYTSYKITQNPEIWDAPNAGTKIPGSGGTPYTVWIPSGGADGTLISVSNSSNNLFTNKSYAVSGSSWTQVGAVLGKGYSRCLVVLRDMNTLFEIGPIAQSDGYNEIRYARQLIK from the coding sequence ATGAAACGCAAATTTTGCCAGATTTTATCTTGTATGCTTAGTGCAATTCTTCTATTTTCGTCTAGTATTCATGTCTGGGCGGCGATAGATAGACCTGCTACCATGTACGGTCCTCTCAGTTCAAGTCCTAAGCCAGGATCACTCTATCCACGTGCTATTCAACTCAAGCATGCGGGCTCTAAAAATGGTTATATGCTTGCAACATTCGAGCAGTATACCCGGGGCGTTCCGGTATTTCCGGTTTACCGTAGTTCCGATGGAGGAGCTACCTGGTCGCATATTTCCGACGTGATCGATACTCGGAACGGATGGGGAATGCGTTTCCAGCCGTTCCTTTACGAGTTGCCACAACCTTTAGGTCTTATGCCTGCGGGAACAATCTTGTGCTTCGGTAATTCGATTCCACACGATCTCTCCAAAACTCAAATTGATATGTACAAAAGCACCGATAAAGGCGCGACATGGATATTCGTCAGCCATATTGCCAATGGAAGCAACGCAATTCCGGATAGCAAGCATAGTCCAGTGTGGGAGCCGTTCGCATTGCTAGCGAACGGGAAGCTCATTGTCTATTATTCAGATGAGCGGCGTAAGCCCCTTCATAATCAGATGATAGTTCACCAGAGTTCATCAGACGGAGTGACCTGGGGTAGAACAATTAAGGATGTGGCGATCGCGCCGAGGGAGCGTCCTGGGATGCCGGTAGTGGCCAAGATGGGGAACGGAAGCTATATCATGACCTGGGAGTGCGTTTGTGATGGCACTCAATATACAAGCTATAAGATTACTCAGAATCCAGAGATTTGGGATGCGCCAAATGCGGGAACGAAGATTCCTGGATCTGGAGGAACTCCGTACACTGTTTGGATACCTTCTGGGGGAGCCGATGGAACGTTGATATCCGTTTCAAATAGTTCGAACAATCTATTCACCAATAAGTCCTATGCCGTTTCAGGCTCGAGTTGGACGCAAGTCGGTGCTGTTCTGGGAAAAGGGTATAGTCGCTGCTTGGTAGTTCTGCGGGATATGAACACACTTTTCGAGATCGGTCCGATCGCTCAAAGTGATGGATATAACGAAATCAGATATGCCAGGCAGCTAATCAAATAG